The Poecilia reticulata strain Guanapo linkage group LG4, Guppy_female_1.0+MT, whole genome shotgun sequence genomic interval cgattaatcgttaactggagtataaagACTGTAAAAAAGGCCgcttgctgaaagaacaacaccctcagagcagtaattatgtaatttagatattttatatttaagataataaaaaaaacatttgtctgtaaatttACGCCACAATctgacaaagtatttttgactaGTTTCCGGAGCagatatcttaatacacttgttgaaataagacaaaagtaacttttcagcaacatataagagcttgttttaagtcaataattagtAAATATTGATTAGAAAAACTGCTAGTTCTACTGGTAAATTGCATGTTCAGAACTCCTCAAGCAACTTTTAGCCTCACCCAGGTCAAATTAAGAGAGGGTATTATTGTACCATGTATTatgataaatttcttataaCCCCCTCagatttgttaattttgttaggattgttaattttactcttttttccccactttgtTCAattaatgtataaataaatatcaataaatgtgaaaatatgtgagcagtttagtgatacaaagCAAACGTATTTACATGATTGGTGACTTAAAGAAGCATATTATAAATGTTAACGTTTCTCAagagcagtgtttgtgtttgtggagctaTAATTGGTATGCCATGCAGTCACAACCAAACAGATACcgagaaaagaaatgtaaaaagctcttattgtcactttaattgttatcacaatagtgTTAACTTTAAGTTCATATCGCCAGCCCTTgtttaaaattctgtaaaaaaaaaaaaaagacaaaaacaacattctgtTAAGCAACTTTTACTATCAAATTAATAATCAGTTAAtgcaaaaatgatcaatttatCTAGAAACAATCAAGCATACACTAAATTTTAGgcactaaaatgtttatattcttaTTTAAACAAGGaattggtttgtttattttgtatttttaatattgtataaaattaGCCACCAACTAAATCAATCATCAGTTCCAGCCCAAATtcattctaataaaaaaaaaatgtgattctgTTAAAACTTCAACTCAACACTTTCTTTGAAGAAGTAAATCTCTTAAACTTACTttgatttggtgtttttctcccccccttAAATACACATAAACCAGAAAAGTAAACAAGACTTCTTATGATCTTATCTGTAACGTAGTCAGGAGAAAACAATATCTTTAAATCTGAGCTTCATCCCACAAACAGCCTTGAGACAAGGCAACAAAAGGAGCACAAATGAAGCCCTGAAGGTTTGTCATGTGAGGATGGATCGCCTCAGAAGGTCAACATTCCCATTATTCTTCACCGCAGCTACATCAGCGCTGCAGCCCAGCCCTCTGCTCTCACCAACTCCTCTCCCAGCTGCCAAGTTCAGTTGTTTattcctctgaaaaaaaaatgcattaactCCAAAtgggctttttttcttcttcttcttcttgcatCTGGGCTTGAAAAGGGCTCCCTGTAAAACGTTGGCAGAGCTCAACCTGCTGTAAAAAGCAACACGAGGGTGTGTAACGCTGATGATTTACAAAGGTCACAGTCTGTGTAGCTCTGCAGCCAGTCCATGTAGTTCACTCACAGCAGCAGGGGGTAGGCTTATGTTTCAAGCTGTGTTTCCTCACTATGTcatgaaaaaaagatgaatgtatttaagttttttttgttcctcgTGTGCAGATCGAACAGAGAATGCCAAATTGACCAGCATCACCGTAACCAGTGCCAATACTGCCGTCTGAAGAAGTGTTTCCGCGTCGGGATGCGCAAAGAAGGTATGAAAGCTTCTCACACCGCGGCATAAAGCTGGTTTCTCCTCCAGACGCacataaaatattcacacaccttcggtttttacacattttgtcacattgcaacaaacttcaatgtgtttgaAACCTGAAACCTGTTGGAATTTTGTTCTAAAGGCTTTGTTGAAGAAATACAAGTTTGAATTTTCTCTTAACCTCAAACTTTCTCTGAACAATTCTCTGttgtttgtctttaatttgGTGGAAATcattcagtaaaataatttaatttaaagaaagaaaaacatacaaaggtGCATTTATATATGTGTGCATAacagatatttatattttaagaagcaaacagcagcagtagTGATGGCTACGGAGTctaacagctgctgggaggaaggatctgcgATAACGCTGCTTTGTGCATCCAGGATGCATCAGtctgtctctgcagctcttcagcTTCACTAACGGGGtgggaaacatttaaatgacgacaattcaaatgtttttaacagcCGAGTTGTTTTTAGATTGTGTTTAATATACAGTTTAAAGTTCAGAGAAACTTACAATTGATTTAAATTCAAGTAAGGTCAGACTAATGCTAGTAACTTAGACAGAATGCTGTTCTAgtcctgttgcaataagcaataaatcagttaatcacataataaattaagAGAAGCgcaataatttccatttcaataatttattgttttctctgtttctactgaaaactggatgataaacgttttcagtctggtgttttggtctcagctATCATTTGAAGGACAAATTTGTTTCCAGAGACTTCACATTTCGTTTGTCGTTTCtaccattttgtttatttgtgttggacatttaaagtgtcttccagttccattataatttaaagttgatctatctttgagaatgtgttcttgcatttttgtGCCATTACTAtgatattatttgaaaatggtctcaaaacaccaatattatcatttatcgcaataactccTGGGACAATTTATGTCCCAGTAAAATCACGCCGCGCCCGGCCGTGTGACCTGAGGACAGTATTTATACTGTCAACCTGAGCATGTTTTCACGCTGCAGCTGGATCCCCTGCAGCACCGCTGCTGCACTGCTGCTGCACCGCTGCTGCAGGGGATCCAGCTGCATTTAATCCTCAGaggagtaaaaaacaaaaaagttaatgaTTGCACTGAATGTATTCGTCTTTACGAGCTGTGTGTCACACTGTTCCCACAGATTTATCCCACATAACGAGCTATTAACACCTAAGAATGAGGCATGTGATCACAAAAAACTGTGATTTATATATTAGAAACTGCGTCACACAAAGTCAGTTTCTGAAACTCCAGCTGGACCTGGAATTTATGTGCTTTTATTGTAATCTCAGTCCAGTTTGTGGTGCTCTGCCACACACAGCCCACAGTGCGTGGCAGCGCGCCACAGTTATTAATGAACTGGAGCCGTGACGCAGGTCCAACTGTTTCCACATTACCTGGAAGCGCCCGCTTCACCTATGACCCAGTCAGCTGACCGCTTTCTGGAAGATTCTTCCATCGGAGCTGCGGTTCAAAGGAGAGACGAGAggagaaacctgcagcagaggAATCTCTCTCTGCTGCTACATGACTGCAACTCTGTCATGTTTGTCTACCCTGTATCAGTGCAGTTTGTTGTCATCTCCactagtagaaaaaaaaaaattaacattgcacaaattattatttagattttaaggaaaatttttaaatcaattaaatgcatttctttttgtttcaatatCAACCAGATTGGTTTTTTAATAGTGTTGAACTTCGTCacattttgtgactttacaGCCGTAACTTCAACGAAGTTTATCTATTAATATAGACATCAAaaggtgtgattttttttttattgtctttttttaaaccagaaattTGTTTGGTTCAATCTATGCTGCAAATCTGAGGTTTGTTTCCAGCAGCTTTTCAAATCTACAGTCTGAAATTCAATCATATTATTCTTCAAAGAGAAGTTCAAATTCACTCAGACCATCTGGACAGCATACGTCTTAAACTCTCTATTCGGTTTAGGCTAAGACTTGGACTAGGCCATTCTTACCGTATGAATGCACATCAATGAAGGTGATTCATCACCTAAAGTTGCTGTTTGTCACCGattgaatctaaaaaaaaaaaaacaatcagagaaaATAGTTGTTACAGTCaatctacaaaacaaaaaaattcaaatcaagtaaaaataattcaaaaccgTTGTACAAAGCAAGAGGTTTATACATCGAATATTCAGCTTATTTGCGCCGCCAACCCTTACAAGTTTGCTACCAATAAACAATTTCCACTCTTCATAGCTTTAGTATAACAAATctttacaatattttacaatatttacagaGAGAATTTATAGATGCAGAAAAATTTGGGCTCTTCTGTTTACGCTTTTGCCTCAACGACCTGATAATAATGGAGGATAATTGAACAATACTGCATAATGTGTTCAAGGCTTTCATACCATTTCACAATTGTGCAAcacattgtgttgttttgtcacataaaatatcaaaaaacaGACAGTGAAAAGAGAAAAGGCAGCAGAGGTCAGTAAAGCAAGTATGACAGAGTTTTATGTCCAGGCtaagaaatgttcatttttttcaaatacaataataatactaCTAAAACCCAGTAGTATAAGCAGagtaatttaaatattggcAGAGTAGACACGTAATATTGCCGGAAGAAAGTATGTRATGTGACCCGCTCAGCAAGACTGGTTCTttctaaaagttgttttaaaaatcgtTTCAAAGTCCTGGGGCTGAAAATTTGCTTCTGATGTGCTAAAACATTTAGTACTTACTCATTTGTTAAACCAGAACCAACTATAACCTTACAAGACCCTCAGTATTCTGCAATTTAGTACAGTATGGTGAAAACTGAAGAAGCTGATAAGTAACCAATGCTTatagttgtaaatattttttacaattttaagtCTAAAAATGCACATCCAGTGaatcatttgcacattttccaaCTGAGTagtcttgattaaatgttagtgattcaCTCAATAAACTGATTTTGGTAATTATCTTGAGGCttagaacaataaaacagctgTTTTGATAATAATGCTAGAGCCAGTGGTTTGATCAATAAATGATTCAATATGAACAGATTTGCAATAGTATTTAAATTCTGGGGAGGGAAGGGCAATGAGAGGAGGGGCGTGAAAAAAATATGATCCCTCAGGGGGAGGGATGccagaaaataattgagaaacactggcaataatttatttttttattaacatttcagTTCTTTTGTTCTGCTCCCCTGCAGCTGTCCAGCGGGGTCGAATCCCTCCGTCTCACTCAGGTATCAGTCCGAACTCCCTGTCTGGAGGACCTGGGGGTCCGGGCCCGGGTCACATCGGGGCGGACTACTTCAACGGCCAGCCGGTGTCGGAGCTCATCTCCCAGCTGCTTCGGGCCGAGCCGTACAGCAACAGCCGCTACGGCACCCCCTACGCTCAGACGCAGATACAGGCGTCGGCGAGCGGCGCGTCCGTCATGGGCATCGACAGCATCTGTGAGCTGGCTGCCCGCCTCCTCTTCAGCACCATCGAGTGGGCCAGAAACATCCCGTACTTTCCAGAACTCCCCGTCTCAGAGCAGGTCAGTCCGACATTTGAAACCTATCAGGTTAAATTCACGTTTGGTCATCTTTATCTGAACTGTTTCTGAAAACAACCCAAGTGCTTAAAATGAACCGATCACAAACCTCCGCAAATCAGCAggcattacctagcaaccacagagAAACCCTGCCGTCACCTAGCAATCtcagcaaaaagcaaaaacacaagtgttttgttgttgacttgccatccagaaaccacttgctgcattcatgttggttgtgcaggaggcgcCACTTCTGcctttcaaagatgtatggctGTATAATTGCTCATCTGTTTTCAGCCGTTTTCCcttgcgagtgtaaacgttgagttggtgGGAGAGGCCAGCAGCTTGTTTGGATTCAGAAGGGGTGGTGTTatgttaaaaagacatttttgagcttttttcatCATGCTTTTATTGCTATTCCATCATCataaacaaacctggagtgtggctttgattctttcatgcatgtttgagaaatcctttcatctccatggcaaccattcagctgtgctaaACAacttcagagctgcagcaagTTTCCAAGCTTCCTCCTCACAGATTAGCTCTTTCCCGTGAATCTCTCACTctgctccttcaaactagccaacagcaattagcaaacatctgctgagctcatcataggaactacttctcagtgcaagggttttattttcaagGGTTCCGgcaaagggtagagtgccttctccagattcatttaataaaataaaatgttaaggtctaaaaatctgatgtcatttcttcagttcaaatgaataaaatacgTGAATAAGGCAAAATTGTTGTCTGGCCCTGCAGTTTTTCCCTGTTTAACTCTGTGCATGTCGGCCTGCAGGTGGCGCTGCTGAGGCTGAGCTGGAGCGAGCTGTTCATCCTGAACGCGGCGCAGTCCGCCCTGCCGCTGCACATGGCGCCCCTGCTGGCCGCCGCCGGCTTCCACTCGTCCCCCATGTCCGCGGAGCGCGTGGTGTCCTTCATGGACCAGGTCCGGGTGTTCCAGGACCAGGTGGACAAGCTGAACCGGTTGCAGGTGGACTCCGCCGAGTACAGCTGCCTCAAAGCCATCGCCCTCTTCTCTCCCGGTACGTCCGAACGCTGACTGTGACTATCTGCGCTGCGATCTGACTCCAGGCTCCTTCAGgggaaaccaaaacaaatcagcCCATTTGATGTTTCGGCCGGGTTCAGATGTCACGGAAACAAAACACCGCCAGCTGCAGGGAGGCTGTTGGTTTgggtttgacctttgaccttacTGAATACGGGGAAACAATGGAAAAACTC includes:
- the nr2f6b gene encoding nuclear receptor subfamily 2 group F member 6b: MAMVSGGWGNPNGDTNGLGDKAYLRREEDNDSPQAGSSDVDVGDEDKTCVVDCVVCGDKSSGKHYGVFTCEGCKSFFKRSIRRNLNYSCRSNRECQIDQHHRNQCQYCRLKKCFRVGMRKEAVQRGRIPPSHSGISPNSLSGGPGGPGPGHIGADYFNGQPVSELISQLLRAEPYSNSRYGTPYAQTQIQASASGASVMGIDSICELAARLLFSTIEWARNIPYFPELPVSEQVALLRLSWSELFILNAAQSALPLHMAPLLAAAGFHSSPMSAERVVSFMDQVRVFQDQVDKLNRLQVDSAEYSCLKAIALFSPDACGLSDPAHVESLQEKAQVALTEYERLTYPSQPQRFGRLLLRLPALRAVPANLISQLFFMRLVGKTPIETLIRDMQLSGSSISWPYAAGQ